In Streptomyces camelliae, the sequence CTCGCCGCCGCCCCCACCGGCCGCCTGGGCCGCCCCGAGGACGTGGCCGACGCCTGCGTGTTCCTGGCCTCGCCGCTCGCGAGCTGGATCACCGGGCACGACCTGGTCGTGGACGGCGGCATCTCGGCCCGCCCGACGTGGTGAGCAAGTCGGCGGATCTCTGCGTACCTGTACAGAGGCCTGACGAAGGCACAGGGAGGGGACGAGGTGCTGCCGTACGACCACCACCGATGGGCACGACGCCTGACCCTGCTCTGCGCGGGCCTCTTCCTCCTCCTGCTCGGCACCGCCTCCCCGGCGTCGGCCCACGCGGCCCTGCGCACGACCGACCCCACCGACGGAACCATCCTGCGCACGGCCCCCCGGCAGGTGACCCTGACCTTCACCGAGTCGGTCAGCCTGCTCACCGACTCCTTCCGCGTCTACGACCCCACCAACCACCGCGTGCACACGGGCGCGGCCGGCCACACCCCCGGCCGCTCGGACACCGCCCGCGTCTCCCTGCCCGCCCGGCTCGCCACCGGCACCTACACGGTCGCCTGGCGGGTGGTGTCGGCGGACAGCCACCCGGTGTCCGGCGCGCTGACGTTCTCCGTCGGTGAACGGACCGCGACCACGGCGACCGGCGCCGCCGGCGACACGGAGAACCCGGCAACGGCGGCCCTGTACAACATCGCGCGCTACCTCGCCTACCTCTCCCTGGCCCTGCTGCTGGGCACGGCCGCGTTCGTCGCGTACTGCCGCCCTCCGCAGGCGGCCCCGCTGCGCACCCCGGCCGTGACGGCGGCCTGGACCCTGATCGCGTCGACGCTGGCCCTGTTCGCCCTGCGCGCCCCGTACGAGGAGGGCACGGCACCGGCCCGCGCCCTCTCCCTGACCTCCCTCGCCCGTACGGCGACGACCCGCCCCGGCGAACTCCTGCTGGCCCGTCTGGCGTTGCTGCTGCTGGCCGCGGCCACGGTCGCCCTCCTGCGGGCTCGCCGCAGAAGACTCCCACGCCGCGCGACGCTCGCCGTGGCCGCGACGGTGTCCGTCCCCCTGTCCCTGACCTGGTCGGCCGCCGAACACGCCTCGGCGGGCAGCCAGGTTCCGCTGGCGATCACCTCCGCCACCCTCCATCTGCTCGCCATGGGCGCCTGGCTGGGCGGCCTGGCCGCGCTCCTGCGGACCCTGTCCCGCAACCCCTCCCTGCCCCTGTCGGTCCCGGCCCGCTTCTCCCGCCTGGCCCTCACCTCGGTGACGGTCCTGGCGGTGACCGGCGTCTACCAGTCCTGGCGGGGCCTGGGCTCCTGGCAGGCCCTGACGGACACGACGTACGGCCGTACCCTGCTGGTCAAACTGGCCACGGTGGCCGCGCTCCTGCTGGCGGCGGCCTGCTCCCGCAGCTGGATCGCCCGCGCGACCCGGTCCCGGGCACAGACGCACACGACGACCCCGGCCCCGGCCCGCATCCCGGAACCGGCGACGGGCCCCCCGCTCCCGGAGGAACCCCCGAAGCCGCCCGCACCCGCGCCCCTCCCCCTTTCCCTCCTGCGCCGCTCGGTGCTGGCGGAGGCGGCCGTGGCGATGGTGGTCCTGGCCGTGACGACGCTCCTGACGAGCACGGTGCCCGGCCGCACGGCCACCGAGACGGCGGAACCGGGCGGACCGGTGGCCGGCATTCCGACGGCCTCGGTGACGACGATCCCCTTCGACACCGGCACCCCGGGCGGCCACGGCACGCTCCAGGTCACCCTGGACCCGGGCCGGGTGGGCCGGTCCTCCGTCCAGGCCGTGGTCTACGGCCCCGACGGCGGCCTGTCCACGGTCCCCGAACTCCGCATCACCCTCACCCTCGCCGCTCAGCGCATAGGCCCCCTGGACACCAGGGTCACCGACCGGGGCGGCTACTGGGCCACCGACTCCTTCACCCTCCCGATCCCGGGGACCTGGACGATGAAGGCGACGGTACGGATCTCGGACGTGGACCAGGTGACGGTGTCGGCGCCGGTGCGGGTGGCGCGGTAGGTCACGGGCCGGACCATGCCGTCGATCTCCTCGGCGGAGATCATGCCCCGCTCGCTCCATACGGCGAGGACGGGACGGCCGATGCCCGGCCACGCGTCCCAGGAGGAGCGGCGGGACTGGCCGGCCAGGACGGCCCGGTGCAGGGCGAGTTGTGCGGCCACGGCCACGACATCGGTAACCGGCGCTGTGCGAACGGGCCCGCGTACGCCCTGGTCAGGACGCACGCGGGCCCGTTGTCCGGGTGGGATCGGTGTCCCGCCGGAGTACCGGTCAGCTCAGCCGGTAGCCGTTGTAGCCGTATCCGATCTTGACGCGGGAGGCCAGCGGGTGGGAGACGTCGCCCGTGCCCTGGTACAGCCACAGGTTGCCGCTGCTGTCGCGGGCGATCAGGTCGGAGTGACCGTTGCCGGTCATGTCCCCGTTCATCACGTACGCGGTGTAGTGGAAGCCCCAGCCGATCTTCACGCGGGACGCCAGCGGGTGCGACGGGTCGCCGGTGCCCTTGTACAGCCACAGGTTCCCGGAGGAGTCCTGGGCGAGCAGGTCGAGCTTGCCGTCGCCGGTGAAGTCGCCCTTGCCGAAGATGTTGGCGCCGTACGTGTTCCAGCCGTAGCCGAGCTTGACGCGCGAGCCGAAGGTGCCGTGGCCGGTGCCCGGGTAGAGCCAGAAGTTGCCGCTGGAGTCGACGGTCAGCAGGTCCTGGTGGCCGTCACCGGTGACGTCGCCGGGCGCGAGCATGACCTTCATGGCGTTCCAGCCGGAGCCGATCCTGGTGACGTCGGCGTTGCCGGTGGACAGGTTGAGGTGCTGCCAGTACAGGGTGCCGTCGGTGGTGCGCACCAGCAGGTCGGCGTAGCCGTCGCGGTCGAGGTCGGCCTGGCGCACCAGGTTGACCCCGCTCCAGTCGCCGAGCGGGATCCGGGTCCCGAAGGAGGTGCCGCGCGAGTCGTACTCGTAGCCCTGGCCGTTGGAGGCGATCGCGAACATGTCCGCGCGGCCGTCACCGCTCAAGTCGGTGTCGTCGATGCGCGGTTCGGTCGCCCCGACGTACCTGCTCAGCTTCGTGAAGACGCTGTACGAGCCCTGGGCCACACAGTCCTGCACGCCCCACGACACGACACCGACGACACGTCCGCCCACGACCAGCGGGCCGCCGGAGTCGCCGTTGCAGCTGGCGACGGTTCCGCTGTCGGAGCCGCTGGCCGGCGCTCCGACGCAGGTCATGGCGCCCGCGACGAAGTCGCTGCCGTAGTAGGCCGAGCAGGTCGAGTCGGCGTTCACCGGCACGGTGGCCTTCTGCAGGGTCTGCGAGATGTCCTGGTTGGTGGAGCTGGTGCGCCCCCAGCCGTAGATCTGCGCCTGGGTGCCCGCCTTGTACGACGTGGTGT encodes:
- a CDS encoding copper resistance CopC/CopD family protein encodes the protein MLPYDHHRWARRLTLLCAGLFLLLLGTASPASAHAALRTTDPTDGTILRTAPRQVTLTFTESVSLLTDSFRVYDPTNHRVHTGAAGHTPGRSDTARVSLPARLATGTYTVAWRVVSADSHPVSGALTFSVGERTATTATGAAGDTENPATAALYNIARYLAYLSLALLLGTAAFVAYCRPPQAAPLRTPAVTAAWTLIASTLALFALRAPYEEGTAPARALSLTSLARTATTRPGELLLARLALLLLAAATVALLRARRRRLPRRATLAVAATVSVPLSLTWSAAEHASAGSQVPLAITSATLHLLAMGAWLGGLAALLRTLSRNPSLPLSVPARFSRLALTSVTVLAVTGVYQSWRGLGSWQALTDTTYGRTLLVKLATVAALLLAAACSRSWIARATRSRAQTHTTTPAPARIPEPATGPPLPEEPPKPPAPAPLPLSLLRRSVLAEAAVAMVVLAVTTLLTSTVPGRTATETAEPGGPVAGIPTASVTTIPFDTGTPGGHGTLQVTLDPGRVGRSSVQAVVYGPDGGLSTVPELRITLTLAAQRIGPLDTRVTDRGGYWATDSFTLPIPGTWTMKATVRISDVDQVTVSAPVRVAR
- a CDS encoding trypsin-like serine protease translates to MSSAHRGKKHGRRGRIAVRSAATLFLGGAGALVMAPAHATPLPTDIGVQGHGGISASQLTARVHGALTAPAANTPATLRPAARAGAPSGTATGQDPQPSASGTVAPHIIGGTTTSISTAPWMVQLWYYDDKGTSDTSDDVGFFCGGTVVSPTKILTAAHCVSGYDWHNNGAIIYGTSQLPTTDPSTNTTDFHGGTVTGVWRQWNDSSFKITSAGTAVNDVAVLTLPNPISAKPLPITTSDDTTSYKAGTQAQIYGWGRTSSTNQDISQTLQKATVPVNADSTCSAYYGSDFVAGAMTCVGAPASGSDSGTVASCNGDSGGPLVVGGRVVGVVSWGVQDCVAQGSYSVFTKLSRYVGATEPRIDDTDLSGDGRADMFAIASNGQGYEYDSRGTSFGTRIPLGDWSGVNLVRQADLDRDGYADLLVRTTDGTLYWQHLNLSTGNADVTRIGSGWNAMKVMLAPGDVTGDGHQDLLTVDSSGNFWLYPGTGHGTFGSRVKLGYGWNTYGANIFGKGDFTGDGKLDLLAQDSSGNLWLYKGTGDPSHPLASRVKIGWGFHYTAYVMNGDMTGNGHSDLIARDSSGNLWLYQGTGDVSHPLASRVKIGYGYNGYRLS